The Streptomyces phaeolivaceus genome has a window encoding:
- the ald gene encoding alanine dehydrogenase, translating into MIDVKVGIPREVKNNEFRVAITPAGVHELARHGHQVVIEQGAGVGSSIPDTEYVTAGAEILATADEVWAAADLLLKVKEPIAEEYHRLRKDQTLFTYLHLAASKECTDALVESGTTAIAYETVELPGRALPLLAPMSEVAGRLAPQVGAYHLMRANGGRGVLPGGVPGVLAGRAVVIGGGVSGWNAAQIAIGMGFHVTLLDKDINKLKEADKIFGTRIQTVVSNAFELEKACLEADLVIGAVLIPGAKAPKLVTNELVSRMKPGSVLVDIAIDQGGCFEDSRPTTHAEPTFPAHESVFYCVANMPGAVPNTSTYALTNATLPYIVELADHGWAEAARRDPALAKGLNAHDGRVVYREVAEAHGLEHVELASLLV; encoded by the coding sequence GTGATCGACGTGAAGGTCGGCATCCCCCGCGAGGTCAAGAACAACGAGTTCCGGGTGGCCATCACCCCGGCCGGCGTGCACGAGCTGGCGCGTCACGGACACCAGGTCGTCATCGAGCAGGGCGCCGGAGTCGGCTCGTCGATCCCGGACACCGAGTACGTCACCGCCGGCGCCGAGATCCTGGCCACCGCCGACGAGGTGTGGGCCGCCGCCGACCTGCTGCTCAAGGTCAAGGAGCCCATCGCCGAGGAGTACCACCGCCTCCGCAAGGACCAGACGCTCTTCACCTATCTGCACCTGGCCGCCTCCAAGGAGTGCACCGACGCCCTCGTCGAGTCGGGCACGACCGCGATCGCGTACGAGACCGTCGAACTGCCCGGCCGCGCGCTGCCGCTGCTCGCCCCCATGTCCGAGGTCGCGGGCCGGCTCGCCCCCCAGGTCGGCGCCTACCACCTGATGCGGGCCAACGGCGGTCGCGGGGTCCTGCCCGGCGGGGTGCCGGGCGTGCTGGCCGGCCGGGCCGTCGTCATCGGCGGCGGTGTCTCGGGCTGGAACGCCGCGCAGATCGCCATCGGCATGGGCTTCCACGTCACCCTGCTCGACAAGGACATCAACAAGCTCAAGGAAGCCGACAAGATCTTCGGCACCAGGATCCAGACCGTCGTCTCCAACGCCTTCGAACTGGAGAAGGCGTGCCTGGAGGCCGACCTCGTCATCGGCGCCGTCCTCATCCCGGGCGCCAAGGCCCCGAAGCTGGTCACCAACGAACTGGTGTCGCGGATGAAGCCCGGAAGTGTCCTTGTCGACATCGCCATCGACCAGGGCGGCTGCTTCGAGGACTCCCGGCCCACCACCCACGCCGAACCGACCTTCCCGGCCCACGAGTCGGTCTTCTACTGCGTCGCCAACATGCCCGGCGCGGTGCCCAACACCTCCACCTACGCGCTGACCAACGCCACGCTGCCCTACATCGTGGAACTCGCCGACCACGGCTGGGCCGAGGCCGCGCGCCGCGACCCGGCGCTGGCCAAGGGCCTCAACGCCCATGACGGCAGGGTCGTTTACCGCGAGGTCGCCGAGGCGCACGGCCTGGAGCACGTCGAACTGGCCTCGCTGCTCGTCTGA
- a CDS encoding tetratricopeptide repeat protein, whose translation MADQAVDLGGARVSGTGRPAAVEAAPTDSQFLGRTRELKELRADIGRAGLNTLAGRKAPHARVLLIAGRPGYGRTALAEELVRQVTDGYPDGVLRARLTEPDGTRVPVERAARELLGELGLPAPAGADEDDLSEALREALADRRVVLLLDDAADAEQVDALLPDTPDSLVVAVSEGPLTGISDVRPCTLGGLDTKSAVELLERFSGSVRITVDPRSAEGLAEVCGAQPAALRLAGGWLAARPAAAVSDLAKQLRAEEDDSPPLAKVLKLAYASLPTAAARILRLLALAPAGLVDPHIASGLAGCSVGAARTTLDDFVALGFLHRVGSPLPEYEVPGCLQPLLWSLAESQERPGELQLARARMLERTVRLLQSCRAITETDSPQAREKLLAMPKALRFPTPRAAEEWLRVRRPALLAAARLAVADGELDTLARRLMSQLVRAMVAHFGTRAAAPDLYDVHGLVLDVAERRDLPREQAAALLNLGDLDARTGRTKAALARYRAALDAGRRANDPYATGRAMESVGGAHQELEDYDRAADWYGRALAQRLARDEREDAARLYGRIATAHTYAGRYGEALRNWSSALTGHRRLGDVGGQARALSEMARVQEYAGRPEEALHTCQEAAEWARRADDVRLQAAMQLRIADTLERLGDPAAAGLHRAAAERLLGDEVPDPETPEIEPEQDPNACEISSASTKD comes from the coding sequence GTGGCGGATCAGGCGGTGGACCTCGGGGGTGCCCGGGTGTCCGGAACAGGGCGGCCCGCGGCTGTCGAGGCCGCCCCCACGGACAGTCAGTTCCTCGGCCGGACAAGAGAGTTGAAGGAACTGCGGGCCGACATCGGCCGGGCCGGGCTCAACACCCTCGCGGGCCGCAAGGCGCCCCACGCGCGCGTGCTGCTCATCGCGGGCAGGCCCGGCTACGGCCGCACCGCGCTCGCCGAGGAGCTCGTCCGGCAAGTTACCGATGGTTACCCCGATGGGGTGCTGCGGGCCCGGCTGACCGAGCCCGACGGCACCCGGGTGCCCGTCGAGCGCGCGGCGCGGGAACTGCTCGGGGAGCTGGGGCTGCCGGCCCCGGCCGGGGCGGACGAGGACGACCTCAGCGAGGCGCTGCGGGAGGCGCTGGCCGACCGCCGGGTGGTGCTCCTGCTGGACGACGCGGCCGACGCCGAGCAGGTCGACGCGCTGCTTCCGGACACCCCCGACTCCCTGGTCGTGGCGGTCTCCGAGGGGCCGCTGACGGGCATCTCCGACGTCCGGCCGTGCACCCTGGGCGGACTGGACACCAAGTCCGCCGTGGAGCTGCTGGAACGCTTCAGCGGCTCGGTGCGCATCACCGTGGACCCGCGCTCGGCCGAGGGGCTCGCCGAGGTCTGCGGGGCCCAGCCCGCCGCGCTGCGCCTCGCCGGGGGCTGGCTGGCCGCCCGGCCCGCCGCCGCCGTCTCCGACCTCGCCAAACAGCTGCGCGCCGAGGAGGACGACAGCCCGCCGCTCGCCAAGGTCCTCAAACTGGCGTACGCCTCGTTGCCGACCGCCGCCGCCCGGATACTGCGACTGCTCGCTCTCGCCCCGGCGGGCCTGGTCGACCCGCACATCGCCTCCGGGCTCGCCGGCTGCTCGGTCGGCGCGGCCCGCACCACCCTGGACGACTTCGTGGCCCTCGGCTTTCTGCACCGGGTCGGGTCGCCGCTGCCCGAGTACGAGGTCCCCGGCTGCCTCCAGCCGCTGCTGTGGTCCCTCGCCGAGAGCCAGGAACGGCCGGGCGAACTGCAGCTCGCCCGCGCGCGGATGCTGGAGCGGACGGTACGGCTGCTCCAGTCCTGCCGGGCCATCACCGAGACCGACAGCCCGCAGGCCCGCGAGAAGCTCCTCGCGATGCCCAAGGCGCTGCGGTTCCCGACCCCCCGGGCCGCCGAGGAGTGGCTGCGCGTCCGCCGGCCCGCGCTGCTGGCCGCCGCCCGGCTCGCGGTCGCCGACGGGGAGCTGGACACCCTCGCCAGACGGCTGATGTCCCAGCTGGTCCGGGCCATGGTGGCGCACTTCGGCACGCGGGCCGCCGCCCCCGACCTCTACGACGTCCACGGTCTCGTCCTCGATGTGGCCGAGCGCCGCGACCTGCCCCGCGAACAGGCCGCGGCCCTGCTGAACCTCGGCGACCTCGACGCCAGGACCGGCCGTACGAAGGCGGCGCTGGCCCGCTACCGGGCCGCGCTGGACGCCGGACGGCGGGCGAACGACCCGTACGCGACCGGCCGCGCGATGGAATCCGTAGGCGGTGCCCATCAGGAGCTGGAGGACTACGACCGGGCCGCCGACTGGTACGGCAGGGCGCTCGCCCAGCGGCTGGCCCGGGACGAGCGCGAGGACGCCGCCCGGCTGTACGGCCGCATCGCCACCGCGCACACCTACGCGGGCCGCTACGGGGAGGCGCTGCGCAACTGGAGTTCGGCGCTCACCGGCCACCGTCGGCTCGGCGATGTGGGCGGCCAGGCAAGGGCGTTGAGCGAGATGGCACGGGTCCAGGAGTACGCGGGGCGGCCCGAGGAGGCGCTGCACACCTGCCAGGAGGCGGCGGAGTGGGCGCGCCGCGCCGACGACGTCCGCTTGCAGGCCGCGATGCAGCTGCGGATCGCCGACACCCTGGAGCGGCTCGGCGATCCGGCGGCGGCCGGGCTGCACCGGGCAGCCGCCGAGCGGCTGCTCGGAGACGAGGTCCCGGACCCCGAAACCCCTGAGATCGAGCCGGAACAAGACCCTAACGCCTGCGAAATCAGTAGTGCATCCACGAAAGATTGA
- a CDS encoding NUDIX domain-containing protein has protein sequence MTIKDTAEQWEVRASETPFVGKKTSVRTDDVVMPDGSVVRRDYQVHPGSVAVLAVDDQDRVLVIRQYRHPVRERLWEIPAGLLDVPGENPLHAAQRELYEEAHVKAEEWRVLTDVYTTPGGCDEAVRIFLARDLSEAEGRRFEVEDEEADMELARVPLDELVRGVLAGELHNNCLVVGVLSLVAARSGGGVESLRAAEAPWPARPFEI, from the coding sequence ATGACGATCAAGGACACCGCCGAGCAGTGGGAGGTCCGGGCGAGCGAGACGCCGTTCGTCGGCAAGAAGACCTCCGTGCGCACGGACGACGTGGTCATGCCCGACGGGTCGGTCGTCCGCCGCGACTACCAGGTGCACCCCGGGTCCGTCGCCGTCCTCGCCGTCGACGACCAGGACCGGGTGCTGGTCATCCGGCAGTACCGCCACCCGGTCCGGGAGCGGCTGTGGGAGATCCCCGCCGGGCTGCTCGACGTCCCCGGCGAGAATCCGCTGCACGCCGCGCAGCGCGAGCTGTACGAGGAGGCGCACGTCAAGGCGGAGGAGTGGCGGGTGCTGACCGACGTCTACACCACGCCCGGCGGCTGCGACGAGGCCGTGCGGATCTTTCTGGCGCGGGATCTCTCCGAGGCGGAGGGGCGGCGGTTCGAGGTGGAGGACGAGGAGGCCGACATGGAGTTGGCCCGGGTGCCGCTGGACGAGCTGGTGCGGGGGGTGCTCGCGGGCGAGCTGCACAACAACTGCCTTGTGGTGGGGGTGCTTTCGCTGGTCGCCGCGCGGAGTGGGGGCGGGGTGGAGTCGCTGCGGGCGGCTGAGGCGCCGTGGCCTGCGCGGCCGTTCGAGATTTAG